A genomic segment from Barrientosiimonas humi encodes:
- a CDS encoding Cmx/CmrA family chloramphenicol efflux MFS transporter → MSLATQTSPTRTRLPLAVYVLALGTFCIGTSEFMLAGLLPQLAAGLDVSIARAGLLITAFALGMTFGAPLMTLATLRLPRRATLLGAALVFAAVHLLPLAFDGYAAILVGRVVAAVACATYWAVGAVIAVRLAGPGQTARALAAIVGGLTLANVLGVPLGTWIGEQLGWQAAFVAVAVATLAVTVVLRVMVPAQEHADASTPMRVLVRREVAAFRDRRVWLALATTATFQAAVFACFSYLAPLLTDVSGISASRVPLVLLLFGVGTFVGVTIGGRFADRNLLLNVFVSLGAMVLALLALVTLAGSPVGVVVATFLFGATSFSIAAALNGRVFAFAGEAPTLAASVNVSAFNVGNAAGPWLGGLVIDAGLGLRAPIWVAIALGLTSLTVATASWRVERGSGGGRTCPEAASAACA, encoded by the coding sequence GTGTCCCTCGCGACCCAAACCTCACCCACCCGCACCCGCCTCCCGCTGGCCGTCTACGTGCTCGCGCTCGGCACCTTCTGCATCGGCACCTCGGAGTTCATGCTCGCCGGGCTGCTGCCGCAGCTGGCCGCGGGGCTCGACGTGTCCATCGCGCGCGCGGGCCTGCTCATCACGGCGTTCGCGCTCGGCATGACGTTCGGCGCGCCGCTGATGACCCTGGCCACCCTGCGCCTCCCCCGCCGCGCGACGCTGCTCGGAGCCGCGCTGGTCTTCGCGGCGGTGCACCTGCTCCCGCTGGCGTTCGACGGGTACGCCGCCATCCTGGTCGGCCGTGTCGTCGCCGCCGTCGCGTGCGCGACCTACTGGGCCGTGGGCGCGGTCATCGCGGTACGCCTCGCCGGGCCGGGCCAGACGGCCCGGGCACTCGCAGCGATCGTCGGAGGGCTCACCCTGGCCAACGTGCTCGGCGTCCCGCTCGGCACGTGGATCGGCGAGCAGCTGGGGTGGCAGGCGGCGTTCGTCGCCGTCGCTGTTGCCACGCTCGCGGTGACGGTGGTGCTGCGGGTGATGGTTCCCGCCCAGGAGCACGCCGATGCGTCGACGCCGATGCGGGTGCTGGTCCGCCGCGAGGTGGCCGCCTTCCGTGACCGCCGCGTGTGGCTCGCTCTGGCGACCACCGCGACCTTCCAGGCGGCCGTGTTCGCCTGCTTCTCCTACCTCGCGCCCCTGCTAACCGACGTGTCGGGCATCTCCGCCTCGCGAGTTCCCTTGGTGCTGCTGCTCTTCGGGGTAGGCACGTTCGTGGGTGTCACGATCGGTGGACGGTTCGCCGACCGCAACCTGCTGCTCAACGTGTTCGTCAGCCTCGGGGCGATGGTGCTCGCGCTGCTGGCGCTCGTCACGCTCGCCGGGTCCCCGGTCGGCGTGGTGGTCGCGACGTTCCTGTTCGGCGCGACCTCGTTCTCGATCGCCGCCGCGCTGAACGGCCGCGTCTTCGCCTTCGCCGGCGAGGCTCCGACCCTGGCCGCCTCGGTCAACGTGTCCGCCTTCAACGTCGGCAACGCCGCCGGCCCGTGGCTCGGCGGGCTGGTGATCGACGCCGGCCTCGGCCTGCGCGCACCGATCTGGGTCGCCATCGCCCTCGGCCTGACGTCGCTCACCGTCGCCACCGCCAGCTGGCGGGTCGAGCGCGGGTCGGGCGGTGGGCGTACCTGCCCCGAGGCCGCTTCCGCCGCCTGCGCCTGA
- a CDS encoding TetR/AcrR family transcriptional regulator has product MARHKEFDEQRALDHALETFWSGTYAATSTQDLCTSTGLSRSSLYNTFTCKSDLYRRALERYDELRAAERGDYLDRAGTGREVLAALLGDVLHAQCDSPERRSCMAINAAVELGDSDPEIAALSRASFDSFRAVVAALIARGQDDGSISATTPAAELAAVVHATLSGLQISARVSSDPAAHTKALHTLLSLL; this is encoded by the coding sequence GTGGCCCGGCACAAGGAGTTCGACGAGCAGCGCGCGCTCGACCATGCGCTCGAGACGTTCTGGTCGGGGACCTACGCCGCCACGAGCACGCAGGACCTGTGCACCTCCACCGGCCTGTCCCGCAGCAGCCTCTACAACACCTTCACCTGCAAGTCCGACCTCTACCGCCGCGCGCTCGAGCGCTACGACGAGCTGCGCGCCGCGGAGCGTGGCGACTACCTCGACCGCGCGGGCACCGGGCGTGAGGTGCTGGCCGCACTGCTCGGCGACGTGCTCCATGCGCAGTGCGACAGCCCCGAGCGGCGCAGCTGCATGGCGATCAACGCTGCCGTCGAGCTCGGCGACAGCGACCCCGAGATCGCGGCGCTCTCGCGGGCGAGCTTCGACAGCTTCCGCGCGGTGGTCGCCGCGCTGATCGCCCGCGGCCAGGACGACGGGTCGATCAGCGCCACCACTCCTGCCGCCGAGCTCGCCGCCGTGGTCCATGCCACGCTCAGCGGCCTGCAGATCAGCGCCCGCGTCAGCAGCGACCCGGCGGCCCACACGAAGGCACTGCACACGCTCCTCTCGCTCCTCTGA
- the mgrA gene encoding L-glyceraldehyde 3-phosphate reductase: MTLHADDYQADRSRYDSMLYRRCGRSGLDLPAVSLGLWHNFGDDVPLERGRATLRRAFDLGITHFDLANNYGPPYGSAERNFGTVFAQDFRRYRDELILSTKAGYDMWPGPYGQGGGSRKYVLASLDQSLSRMGVDYVDIFYSHRFDDTTPLEETLGALDTAVRQGKALYVGISSYSGPRTREAVRILRDLGTPLLINQPSYSMLNRWVEEDLLDVLGEEGVGCIAFSPLAQGMLTDKYLKGIPADSRAAQGKSLDPKMIDDTALKHIRALNRIARSRGQSLAQLALAWVLRDPRVTSVLVGASSVEQLENSVGALDNLAFDDAELAKIDKHAVDAGINIWARSSDA, from the coding sequence ATGACGCTGCACGCCGACGACTACCAGGCCGACCGCTCGCGCTACGACTCGATGCTCTACCGCCGCTGCGGGCGGAGCGGTCTCGATCTGCCCGCGGTCTCGCTCGGCCTGTGGCACAACTTCGGCGACGACGTCCCGTTGGAGCGCGGGCGGGCTACTCTCCGTAGGGCGTTCGACCTCGGCATCACCCACTTCGACCTGGCGAACAACTACGGCCCGCCGTACGGCTCGGCCGAGCGCAACTTCGGCACGGTCTTCGCCCAGGACTTCCGTCGCTACCGCGACGAGCTGATCCTGTCGACCAAGGCGGGCTACGACATGTGGCCGGGGCCGTACGGCCAGGGCGGCGGCTCGCGCAAGTACGTCCTCGCCTCGCTCGACCAGTCGCTCTCCCGGATGGGGGTGGACTACGTCGACATCTTCTACAGCCACCGCTTCGACGACACCACGCCGCTGGAGGAGACGCTCGGCGCGCTCGACACGGCGGTGCGACAGGGCAAGGCGCTCTACGTCGGCATCTCCTCCTACTCCGGGCCGCGCACCCGCGAGGCGGTCCGGATCCTGCGCGACCTGGGCACTCCGCTGCTGATCAACCAGCCGTCGTACTCGATGCTCAACCGCTGGGTCGAGGAGGACCTGCTCGACGTGCTCGGCGAGGAGGGTGTCGGCTGCATCGCGTTCTCGCCGTTGGCGCAGGGCATGCTCACCGACAAGTACCTCAAGGGGATTCCCGCCGATTCCCGTGCGGCACAAGGGAAGTCGCTCGACCCGAAGATGATCGACGACACGGCGCTGAAGCACATCCGGGCGCTGAACCGCATCGCGCGGTCGCGTGGCCAGTCGCTGGCGCAGCTCGCGCTGGCGTGGGTGCTGCGCGACCCGCGGGTGACGTCGGTGCTCGTCGGCGCCTCGAGCGTGGAGCAGCTGGAGAACAGCGTGGGTGCGCTCGACAACCTCGCGTTCGACGACGCCGAGCTGGCCAAGATCGACAAGCACGCGGTCGACGCGGGCATCAACATCTGGGCGAGGTCGTCCGACGCCTGA
- a CDS encoding MFS transporter — protein sequence MTAAPPVEAPTSMTRKQLLILLLLLASQFMLAVDFSILNVALPTVGAGLGFAEADLQWIATSFALCAAGFTLLLGRVGDYVGRRRIFLIGMASLGIASLVGGLATNPAMLLTARVAQGLATAAVTPAGLSLLTTSFPEGPLRARALGLNSVMMSTGFTAGAILGGVLTDLLSWRWAFLVNVPVAAVVVLLAPLLLTDSADRERSPLDVPGAVLVTTGLLALVFGVTRAGEEGFTDPWAVAAMLASVVLLVAFWRAESHHPHPLVPTAILRRRTIGWGNAAGFVTFSMESSLVFLLTLYLQHVLDLTPLQTGLTLGGLGLGAILGGVTGPRVIATFGVRGALVGGLSVQAVFTALLLLVGPAVGWIWLVLGATFLGAIGHVCVIVGFMVAATSGLPDHEQGLATGLATMTQQVGVAMGVPVMSAVATTVGSLESLGALRVAIGVDAAVVAAAALLVATQLRGEPAPVAGAGEGVRADGEVPASA from the coding sequence GTGACCGCCGCACCACCCGTCGAGGCCCCCACCTCGATGACCCGCAAGCAGCTGCTGATCCTGTTGCTGCTGCTGGCCTCTCAGTTCATGCTCGCCGTCGACTTCTCCATCCTCAACGTCGCGCTGCCCACCGTCGGCGCCGGCCTGGGCTTCGCCGAGGCCGACCTGCAGTGGATCGCCACGTCGTTCGCGCTGTGCGCGGCAGGGTTCACGCTGCTGCTCGGCCGGGTCGGCGACTACGTCGGCCGCCGGCGCATCTTCCTCATCGGCATGGCCTCGCTCGGGATCGCCTCTCTCGTGGGCGGACTCGCGACCAACCCGGCCATGCTGCTCACGGCTCGGGTGGCGCAGGGCCTCGCCACCGCGGCCGTGACCCCCGCCGGCCTGTCGCTGCTGACGACCTCGTTCCCGGAGGGTCCGCTGCGTGCCCGCGCGCTCGGCCTCAACAGCGTGATGATGTCGACCGGCTTCACCGCCGGCGCGATCCTCGGCGGCGTGCTCACCGACCTGCTGAGCTGGCGCTGGGCGTTCCTGGTCAACGTGCCCGTCGCCGCGGTCGTGGTGCTGCTCGCGCCGCTGCTGCTCACCGACAGCGCCGACCGCGAACGGTCGCCCCTCGACGTCCCGGGGGCGGTGCTGGTGACCACCGGCCTGCTCGCCCTGGTGTTCGGCGTGACCCGCGCCGGCGAGGAGGGCTTCACCGACCCGTGGGCCGTCGCGGCGATGCTGGCCTCGGTCGTGCTGCTCGTCGCGTTCTGGCGCGCCGAGTCGCACCACCCGCACCCGCTGGTGCCGACCGCGATCCTGCGCCGGCGCACCATCGGCTGGGGCAACGCCGCGGGCTTCGTCACCTTCTCGATGGAGAGCTCGCTGGTCTTCCTGCTGACGCTCTACCTGCAGCACGTGCTGGACCTGACCCCGCTGCAGACCGGGCTCACGCTCGGCGGGCTCGGGCTGGGCGCGATCCTCGGCGGCGTGACCGGGCCGCGGGTCATCGCCACCTTCGGGGTGCGCGGTGCGCTCGTCGGCGGGCTGTCTGTGCAGGCGGTCTTCACCGCGCTGCTGCTGCTCGTCGGCCCCGCGGTGGGCTGGATCTGGCTGGTGCTCGGCGCCACCTTCCTCGGCGCGATCGGCCACGTGTGCGTGATCGTCGGCTTCATGGTCGCGGCCACCTCCGGGCTGCCCGACCACGAGCAGGGCCTGGCCACCGGCCTCGCCACGATGACCCAGCAGGTGGGTGTCGCCATGGGCGTCCCGGTCATGAGCGCGGTCGCCACGACGGTCGGCTCCCTGGAGTCGCTGGGCGCGCTGCGCGTGGCGATCGGCGTCGACGCAGCGGTCGTCGCGGCGGCCGCGCTGCTCGTCGCCACCCAGCTGCGGGGAGAGCCGGCGCCCGTCGCGGGAGCCGGCGAAGGCGTACGGGCTGACGGTGAGGTCCCCGCCTCCGCCTGA
- a CDS encoding helix-turn-helix transcriptional regulator — MTTELGEFLRIRRAAINPEDVGVVSYGARRVPGLRREELAQLAGVSATYYTRLEQSASHNASDGVIDALARALSLNPQEHEHLRRLAHPEPGRVPRRPKPTQARPETVAMIRSMHNPAVILDHCNDVLAWNPLGHKLIGYQTCFEHPRQTRNRPNLLKMFFLDPDGRDLYVDADQVAKDMVAFLRFSSGNNPEDPALTALVGELCRKSDEFARLWSKHLVQDCGFGVKRFQHPLVGRIDVAFEVLSLSDSTHRIGIYHAEPGTPAADGLELLARS; from the coding sequence ATGACGACCGAGCTGGGCGAGTTCCTGCGGATCCGACGGGCCGCGATCAACCCCGAGGACGTCGGCGTGGTGTCCTACGGCGCGCGCCGGGTCCCCGGTCTGCGCCGCGAGGAGCTGGCGCAGCTGGCGGGGGTGAGCGCGACGTACTACACGCGGCTGGAGCAGTCGGCGTCGCACAACGCCTCCGACGGCGTCATCGACGCGCTGGCCCGGGCGCTGTCGCTGAACCCGCAGGAGCACGAGCACCTGCGCCGGCTGGCCCACCCCGAGCCCGGTCGGGTGCCGCGGCGGCCCAAGCCGACGCAGGCCCGCCCGGAGACCGTGGCGATGATCAGGTCGATGCACAACCCGGCGGTGATCCTCGACCACTGCAACGACGTGCTGGCGTGGAATCCGTTGGGGCACAAGCTGATCGGCTACCAGACCTGCTTCGAGCACCCGCGGCAGACGCGCAACCGGCCCAACCTGCTGAAGATGTTCTTCCTCGACCCGGACGGCCGCGACCTGTATGTCGACGCCGACCAGGTCGCCAAGGACATGGTCGCCTTCCTGCGCTTCTCCTCCGGCAACAACCCCGAGGACCCGGCGCTCACCGCGCTGGTCGGGGAGCTGTGCCGCAAGAGCGACGAGTTCGCCAGGCTGTGGTCCAAGCACCTGGTGCAGGACTGCGGGTTCGGCGTGAAGCGCTTCCAGCACCCGCTGGTCGGGCGCATCGACGTGGCGTTCGAGGTGCTCAGCCTCTCGGACAGCACCCACCGCATCGGGATCTATCACGCCGAGCCCGGCACGCCGGCCGCCGACGGGCTGGAGCTGCTCGCCCGCAGCTGA
- a CDS encoding VOC family protein, which yields MSLHRLSHVVIGVPNVAETQSYYSDFGLSQGADGGFSTRDGGEQLRIVAAPRRQLVEVGVAVDDTDDLARVAVNLQRLGVAVDLQGEQLVATEPVGGFRARLAVLPRLRQEETPATPYNGPGRIERVGRAPGVLRTEPVRPRRLGHAVAGTTDLAATMRFFVDGLGFKVSDYIGDKGAFLRCSNDHHNFLALQSPVNYLHHTSWQVDDIDDVGRGAYAMLEDNPERHVWGLGRHHAGSNFFWYLKDPAGNFSEYFSDMDCIPEEEIWEPEVLDGARGLFSWGPPPPPSFLQPEDLAGLMTGAHSKV from the coding sequence ATGAGCCTGCACCGCCTCAGCCACGTGGTCATCGGCGTGCCCAACGTTGCCGAGACCCAGTCGTACTACAGCGATTTCGGCCTCAGCCAGGGTGCCGACGGCGGGTTCAGCACGCGCGACGGCGGCGAGCAGCTGCGCATCGTCGCGGCGCCGCGCCGCCAGCTCGTCGAGGTGGGCGTCGCCGTCGACGACACCGACGACCTGGCCCGCGTCGCGGTGAACCTACAGCGCCTCGGCGTGGCGGTCGACCTGCAGGGCGAGCAGCTCGTGGCCACCGAGCCGGTCGGCGGCTTCCGCGCCCGCCTGGCCGTGCTGCCCAGGCTGCGCCAGGAGGAGACGCCTGCGACGCCGTACAACGGGCCCGGGCGCATCGAGCGCGTCGGGCGGGCGCCCGGGGTGCTGCGCACCGAGCCCGTACGTCCGCGTCGCCTCGGCCACGCCGTCGCCGGCACGACCGACCTGGCCGCGACCATGCGCTTCTTCGTCGACGGGCTCGGCTTCAAGGTGTCCGACTACATCGGCGACAAGGGTGCGTTCCTGCGCTGCTCGAACGACCACCACAACTTCCTGGCGCTGCAGTCGCCGGTGAACTACCTGCACCACACCAGCTGGCAGGTCGACGACATCGACGACGTGGGGCGCGGGGCGTACGCCATGCTCGAGGACAACCCCGAGCGGCACGTGTGGGGTCTGGGGCGGCACCACGCCGGCTCGAACTTCTTCTGGTACCTCAAGGACCCGGCCGGCAACTTCTCGGAGTACTTCTCCGACATGGACTGCATCCCCGAGGAGGAGATCTGGGAGCCGGAGGTGCTGGACGGCGCGCGCGGGCTGTTCAGCTGGGGTCCGCCCCCGCCGCCGTCGTTCCTGCAGCCGGAGGACCTGGCCGGGCTGATGACGGGGGCGCACAGCAAGGTCTGA
- a CDS encoding fumarylacetoacetate hydrolase family protein has translation MRLANLGGRAALITTDGRALDVHKASDGRLGPDLRAVYESWAQLRDWAQEAPLDDAVPYDAADLGAPSPEPRQILAIGLNYGAHAKESGFDSPTGLPPVFPKFLSSLSGPVTEVTLPEGGNTDWEVELVAVIGRTASQVSEDDAWDHVAGLTVGQDISERVIQLAGPAPQFGLGKSYPGFAPTGPWLVTPDELPDRDDLRLTCSLDGEVVQDGRTADLLVPVPRLVAELSRVVTLYPGDLVFTGTPDGVGLGRSPQRFIRPGEVLVSTIEGIGELRQTFVAAVDGKDAS, from the coding sequence ATGAGACTGGCCAACCTCGGTGGGCGCGCCGCGCTCATCACCACCGACGGGCGCGCGCTCGACGTGCACAAGGCGAGCGACGGCCGCCTCGGCCCCGACCTGCGCGCCGTCTACGAGAGCTGGGCGCAGCTGCGCGACTGGGCGCAGGAGGCCCCGCTCGACGACGCCGTCCCCTACGACGCTGCCGACCTCGGCGCCCCCTCCCCCGAGCCACGCCAGATCCTGGCGATCGGGCTCAACTACGGCGCGCACGCCAAGGAGTCCGGGTTCGACTCCCCGACCGGCCTGCCGCCGGTGTTCCCGAAGTTCCTGTCCAGCCTTTCCGGTCCGGTCACCGAGGTGACGCTGCCCGAGGGCGGCAACACCGACTGGGAGGTCGAGCTCGTCGCGGTCATCGGGCGCACCGCGTCGCAGGTGTCCGAGGACGACGCCTGGGACCACGTCGCCGGCCTGACCGTCGGGCAGGACATCTCCGAGCGGGTCATCCAGCTGGCAGGTCCGGCACCGCAGTTCGGGCTCGGGAAGTCCTACCCCGGCTTCGCCCCGACCGGCCCCTGGCTGGTCACGCCCGACGAGCTACCCGACCGCGACGACCTGCGCCTCACCTGCTCGCTCGACGGCGAGGTGGTCCAGGACGGGCGCACGGCCGACCTGCTGGTCCCCGTGCCGCGGCTGGTCGCCGAGCTGTCCAGGGTCGTCACGCTCTACCCCGGTGACCTGGTGTTCACCGGCACCCCCGACGGCGTCGGCCTCGGCCGCTCGCCGCAACGGTTCATCCGGCCGGGCGAGGTCCTGGTCAGCACCATCGAAGGCATCGGCGAGCTGCGGCAGACGTTCGTGGCGGCCGTCGACGGGAAGGACGCATCATGA
- a CDS encoding FAD-dependent monooxygenase, whose protein sequence is MDPMDTTRPPDAAPETAPDLRTDVLVVGAGPAGLAMAALLARHGVDAVTVTKYAGTAHSPRAHITNQRTVEVFRDLGIEQDVRAVATPNELMGTNVWATSFAEREIARLLTWGSGPERHGDYDLASPSQMCNIPQHVLEPVLLEAAQRRGADIRFSTELVSVTQDDDGVDALVRHRETGTEQRVRARYLVGADGGRSTVADQLGFTFSGEAGLGAAANVWLEADLTAYTAHRPGTLYWMCQPGNDYWVGSGTWICVKPWTEWVLLFMYDPAEGEPDMSHESLVARAQQTIGDPSVHVRIKATSLWQINRQVAETYRRGRAFLVGDAAHRHPPANGLGTNTSIQDSFNLAWKLAYVLQGRAGDALLDSYDAERRPVGEQVVDRAMRSVADMLPISQALGFAPGQTREEGLAALAGLYGATPEAAMRRRTLDEAVRLQNYQFNAHGVELDQRYASGAVLDDGTSWPEPARDPELYHHPTTHPGARLPHAWLTGAGEDVSTIDLAGHGALTVLTGVGGTAWVEAADKVAAELGVPITAHVIAHGEAHADTSGRWRALREIADDGVLLVRPDHHVAWRAPELTGSPLTDLERAVRHTLSLASPAATTDPTDPIPETTTDTRS, encoded by the coding sequence ATGGACCCGATGGACACGACCCGCCCGCCCGACGCGGCACCCGAGACCGCCCCCGACCTGCGCACCGACGTGCTGGTCGTCGGCGCCGGACCCGCCGGACTCGCGATGGCTGCGCTGCTCGCCCGCCACGGCGTCGACGCCGTCACCGTGACGAAGTACGCCGGCACCGCCCACTCCCCGCGTGCGCATATCACCAACCAGCGCACGGTCGAGGTCTTCCGCGACCTCGGCATCGAGCAGGACGTGCGCGCCGTCGCGACGCCCAACGAGCTGATGGGCACCAACGTGTGGGCCACCAGCTTCGCCGAGCGGGAGATCGCCCGGCTGCTCACCTGGGGCAGCGGGCCGGAGCGGCACGGCGACTACGACCTGGCCAGCCCGAGCCAGATGTGCAACATCCCCCAGCACGTGCTCGAGCCGGTGCTGCTCGAGGCGGCCCAGCGCCGTGGCGCCGACATCCGGTTCTCCACCGAGCTGGTGAGCGTGACCCAGGACGACGACGGGGTGGACGCACTGGTGCGTCACCGCGAGACCGGCACCGAGCAGCGCGTGCGGGCCCGCTACCTCGTCGGCGCCGACGGCGGGCGCAGCACGGTGGCCGACCAGCTGGGCTTCACCTTCAGCGGCGAGGCCGGGCTCGGCGCCGCGGCCAACGTCTGGCTCGAGGCCGACCTCACGGCCTACACCGCGCACCGCCCCGGCACGCTGTACTGGATGTGCCAGCCGGGCAACGACTACTGGGTCGGCTCGGGCACCTGGATCTGCGTCAAGCCGTGGACCGAGTGGGTGCTGCTGTTCATGTACGACCCCGCCGAGGGCGAGCCCGACATGTCCCACGAGTCGCTCGTGGCCCGGGCGCAGCAGACCATCGGCGACCCGAGCGTCCACGTGCGCATCAAGGCGACCAGCCTGTGGCAGATCAACCGCCAGGTCGCCGAGACCTACCGCCGCGGCCGCGCCTTCCTCGTCGGCGACGCCGCGCACCGCCACCCGCCCGCCAACGGGCTCGGCACCAACACCTCGATCCAGGACTCGTTCAACCTGGCCTGGAAGCTGGCGTACGTCCTCCAGGGCCGGGCCGGCGACGCGCTCCTGGACAGCTACGACGCCGAGCGGCGACCTGTGGGCGAGCAGGTCGTCGACCGCGCCATGCGCAGCGTCGCCGACATGCTGCCGATCTCCCAGGCCCTCGGCTTCGCGCCCGGACAGACCCGCGAGGAGGGGCTCGCCGCCCTGGCCGGGCTGTACGGCGCGACCCCGGAGGCGGCGATGCGCCGGCGCACGCTGGACGAGGCCGTACGTCTGCAGAACTACCAGTTCAACGCGCACGGCGTGGAGCTCGACCAGCGCTACGCCTCGGGCGCGGTGCTCGACGACGGCACGAGCTGGCCCGAGCCGGCGCGCGACCCCGAGCTCTACCACCACCCGACCACCCACCCCGGCGCCCGGCTGCCGCACGCCTGGCTGACCGGCGCGGGCGAGGACGTCTCGACGATCGACCTCGCCGGCCACGGGGCGCTGACCGTGCTCACCGGCGTGGGCGGCACCGCGTGGGTCGAGGCCGCCGACAAGGTCGCCGCCGAGCTCGGGGTGCCGATCACCGCGCACGTCATCGCCCACGGCGAGGCGCACGCCGACACCTCCGGTCGCTGGCGGGCATTGCGCGAGATCGCCGACGACGGCGTGCTGCTCGTGCGGCCCGACCACCACGTCGCCTGGCGCGCCCCCGAGCTCACCGGCAGCCCGCTGACCGACCTCGAGCGCGCCGTGCGGCACACCCTCTCGCTCGCCTCCCCCGCAGCGACGACAGACCCGACCGACCCGATCCCCGAGACCACCACAGACACGAGGAGCTGA
- a CDS encoding GntR family transcriptional regulator — MPETKQRASTEAVHAALRADLIAGAHAPGERLKFAPLCERYGASVSVVREALTRLEQQGLVESEPRIGFRVRQVSLADLDDLTETRIDLEALAFRRAIDRGDVDWETALVAAHHRLERTEMLTDDDPPQLRDDWEGAHLAFHDALLAGCDRPWLLGMTRTLRDAGEFYRRLSHLQEPGRDVAGEHRGLLEAALARDADEGTRRLREHYERTAAIVRRTLP; from the coding sequence ATGCCCGAGACCAAGCAGCGCGCCAGCACCGAGGCCGTGCACGCCGCCCTGCGCGCGGACCTGATCGCGGGCGCGCACGCCCCGGGCGAGCGACTGAAGTTCGCGCCGCTGTGCGAGCGCTACGGCGCCAGCGTCAGCGTGGTGCGCGAGGCCCTGACCCGGCTCGAGCAGCAGGGGCTCGTCGAGTCCGAGCCGCGCATCGGCTTCCGGGTGCGTCAGGTGTCGTTGGCCGACCTCGATGACCTCACCGAGACGCGAATCGACCTGGAGGCGTTGGCTTTTCGCCGTGCGATCGATCGAGGCGACGTCGACTGGGAGACCGCGCTGGTCGCGGCCCACCACCGTCTCGAGCGCACCGAGATGCTGACCGACGACGACCCACCCCAGCTGCGCGACGACTGGGAGGGCGCACACCTGGCCTTCCACGACGCGCTGCTCGCCGGCTGCGACCGGCCCTGGCTGCTCGGCATGACGCGCACGCTGCGCGACGCGGGGGAGTTCTACCGCCGGCTGTCCCACCTGCAGGAGCCCGGGCGCGACGTGGCCGGTGAGCACCGTGGCCTGCTCGAGGCCGCCCTGGCCCGCGACGCCGACGAGGGGACCCGACGGCTGCGCGAGCACTACGAACGCACTGCCGCGATCGTCCGCCGCACGCTGCCGTAG
- a CDS encoding esterase family protein yields MDGERTQLQVPGTDVELGVIRHGHWGRPVLVFPSEAGRAEDFADNGMVEAVRDLVDGGRVSFFCVDSADRWSWSDNAATTEERAHRHQAYTRWLEHAVVPWIRSQVGDQAPPLMTLGVSLGAYHAVHFTLTHAHVVPLAIGMSGSYDVTSWHGHGDHGDATYFANPMSYVAGMHGEHLEWLRRHASVLLTVGQGPFEVQPTRALPSTQELAELLQRKGIPCELDLWGHDVAHDWPWWRKQLAHHLPRFC; encoded by the coding sequence GTGGACGGCGAGCGGACCCAGCTCCAGGTCCCGGGCACCGACGTCGAGCTCGGGGTGATCCGGCACGGCCACTGGGGCCGGCCGGTGCTGGTCTTCCCCAGCGAGGCCGGGCGGGCCGAGGACTTCGCCGACAACGGCATGGTCGAGGCGGTGCGCGACCTCGTCGACGGAGGGCGGGTCAGCTTCTTCTGCGTCGACTCCGCCGACCGCTGGTCCTGGTCCGACAACGCCGCCACCACCGAGGAGCGCGCGCACCGGCACCAGGCGTACACCCGGTGGCTGGAGCACGCCGTGGTGCCGTGGATCCGCAGCCAGGTGGGCGACCAGGCGCCGCCGCTGATGACCCTCGGGGTCTCGCTGGGCGCCTACCACGCGGTGCACTTCACGCTCACCCACGCGCACGTCGTCCCGCTCGCGATCGGGATGTCCGGCAGCTACGACGTGACCAGCTGGCACGGGCACGGCGACCACGGCGACGCGACCTACTTCGCCAACCCGATGAGCTATGTCGCCGGCATGCACGGCGAGCACCTCGAGTGGCTGCGCCGGCACGCGTCGGTCCTGCTGACCGTCGGGCAGGGGCCGTTCGAGGTGCAGCCCACCCGCGCGCTGCCCTCGACGCAGGAGCTCGCGGAGCTGCTGCAGCGCAAGGGGATTCCCTGCGAGCTCGACCTGTGGGGCCACGACGTCGCGCACGACTGGCCGTGGTGGCGCAAGCAGCTGGCCCACCATCTGCCGCGGTTCTGCTGA